The Chanos chanos chromosome 3, fChaCha1.1, whole genome shotgun sequence genome segment TTGTTAATATGACATACACCTTACACAAATTGATTTTACATGGACAGTGACCTCACATCTATATTAGATGCAAATGTATCTGTGCTCAAAGTGTACTTATCGGGTCAAAATAGGTATACTGACTTCTTCATATCCAGGGCTTCCTGTGGCTCTGTCCTGAAGACCATGGACTCCTCTTCCAAGTGGGACACAAGGAGCCCACCAACTTTCTGACCTGAATTCATATACTTTCACAATTAatcatatttattaatttagtaCTTCTCCTGTGCAACAATTACAAGGTACTGGGAATCTGGAAATAACAATACATACAGAGTAATTCGGGCATAAGGTTTGGTGCATAACTGTAAATCTGTAATAATTGTAGAAATGAGTGATAACAACATAGGCTTGTACATTGAAACTCTACATAGATATTTGTACCATACTGTGCTCCTACAATCCATCAGAAACTGTAAATtacccacatacacattaaGAATTTTCACATCGATAATACTCTATTATTTTATAGCACAAGTGACCTAAAGGTTTGAAAAGCTTTCGCGCTGTATTTCtagttttcatttgaacttcTCTCCGTGCATGCCACAGAACACCTTATGAACAGCAAacttcagaattttttttagtgttaatGCGCAAAAACAGAGCCTAAATAAACCCAGACATAAgtgtttaaattatttaaaaccATACGCGGAGCCAGTATCCATTTAGGGAGAGGAAGACATTTATTTTGTTACCCTCCTCTTTCTGAAGGCAGTCCGCAGATGTGCTTGATGTCCCGGACTGTTTCCCTGGAAACCGAGCAAAAACCGGGGAAACCGGCGGAGGAAACGGTTGATAAATCTCATCCTGGAGGTCCTCGAAAAGGGGGGGGACAGAGATGTAGTCATGCTCCGTCGGACTGCTCATCTCTGTGGTTTGGAAAAGTCAGGAATATCACCAGTTGCAGTCtcattattaaaatattcaaacaacaaagcaaaatttAAAAGGACGATATTACAATTTGGAAATAAACTAAAATAGTTAGAAAAGTGATTATAAACTAAAATAttataaaagattaaaatatatttaaaaagaatattataaaaaaatgcaaattgccCACTACACATGTTACAAAACATTACTTTCTCACATTTAAATTTCGTATGACCTACCTCCTTCATCAACTGTTCGATCCTTTATCCTTACAGGTCCATAGCATTACCTACACATGCAAAACCACCGTGCGTTGTTGACCACGTGGCCAAATGCTCACAATCCAAACAAACTCCACGCGGTCATTAAGCCGAGACAAATAATTAAGTATGTACGTCAGATTGTTGCTGTAGTAATCTCATACTCTGTCTGGTTCGGCGATGTTATCCATTCCAAAATAACACTGATATTATGTAATACTGTGTTGCAGTTAAAAATGTGAATTCTAATACAATTAAATTATATCTGCTATACAGGTTATAGCAGCTGCCTCTTGTGCTTAGGTGTGTCTGAACAGTTTGAATCGGCTAATAAAGTGTGGCAGAATAATACACGTAGCCTATATTTATGCTCCTTCCTGTTTAATTTAATATGCGTTTTAAGTCGTTGTGTCAATTTCAGTTATCGGTTCATGGGATTGTTCTTTATTTACTGCCGTTACATAGCCTATTATAATATGcctatttatttactcattagCCTAGTTaatttgtctctgtatgtgtttgagaggaACCTTTTTGGTTTTAGATACACTGTATTCATACGACTGTCCTTGGCGTTTAAGAGTTACGCATCTATTCAGGAAAATTATACAATTTTGACGTTACCGCCCAAACGTTCAACCTTGATTGACAGCACCGCGCCCAATTGAAACAGGCTTTAACAGGAAGCATCCCTCAACTCTTCCAGCAGTAGACTACGGATAACACCGCCCACTGTCACGAGAGGTTCCTGTTCATTCAAAGGTGAGAAACATGCTGGTGTGTCAGTTAGTCACAAACAGTGTAGTAACACTATTTTCTCGTCGATGCATATATTTCTATATAGATTTCAAAGGGATCAGTGGTTTTATgcttcatgtttatttttaactaccTTTGGACGTAATACAATGCTAAAAATAGGGCTGCGGCCCGGTTTACGTAGGTGAGCGATAGCCTACGCAAACTGTGCTACCATTTATACACATGATCTAATTTCTGCGAGATTAACCCAGTGTATTGCATTTTATGTGAAGTGGACTGCAGCGGTCAGTCTGGGTGGCCTACACAGTGGTGCGAAGTCTTCAGCAGACGTCATGTAAAAGCTAAAATAGTTTTCTAGCCTAACATAAAACGAGTTTGCCGGCTTGTCCTGTCACCTCCAAGACTCCCCTGATAAGATCCTTAAATGATCTAAAATACGTGGTTGCTTTGATTATTCTTAACATCATTTGGCGCATATCGCTTAACAGCAGTGAAAAATGAGTGACGTTGAGAAGAAAAACCTATTCATCACTGACAGATCATATGCCTCGCTTTACAGAGATGAATAAACTTGTGTCAAGGACTCTGCGTCAAAGAAAGATTCATTCATCACTGCACCTTTGGAAACGGTTCAGTACGCATTTGAATTTACCCATCTTAACGCTATTCaccaaggtaaaaaaaaaaaaatcaaacgctTTTGTCGACATCTAACAATAGTAGTAGGATCCATGTGATTCCACATGCATCCCAAATTGTATGGTCAGATGCCCGGTAAACGTTATGGGTAAATGCTGCAAGGTGTGAAATGTCACAGTCTGGTTTTTGCTGTAATGGCATGACAGTGGTGATGACCTCTGCATGTTTGTAGGATCCATGTCCCTTGTGTGATGAAGCAAAGGAAGTACTTGAACCGTATAAACACAGGGTAAGCAACTGAATGTAGCTTCATTTAATAATTATTCCAGTTATTCAAATGTTTGAGCCTTTCAGTCCTCTAGTTTACAGAACATTTATTGCACACGTGTTTACTGATTCAATCCACTGATCAACATGTGATTTATATACTTGTCCTTGTTCTCTATGCCCTTGTAAAGTTTATTTTACAGGAGGTTGATATCACTCTGCCGGAGAACAGCGTTTGGTACAACAGATACAAATATGACATTCCCGTGTTTCATTTGAATGGACAGTTTTTGATGATGCATCGCGTGAACACAACCATACTTGAAAAACGACTGGCAACCATAGAGAAGACAactgtcaaataaaaacatcaaattgcattgtttaaatttatttgtcGCTCTGTTCTTtcaatgtaaaaatgtttcttCCAAGTCAAATGTATTTCACAGCTTTGGACACGATGCCACGATGGTGTTAATTTCGCATTAAATAATGGAGTTTAGGAGGACCTAGGCTAAAGGTGGACAGCAGCCACTAGATTGCGCAGTCTGCTCGTCTTTGGTATGTCATTATGGTCTGAGTCGCTGTCACTTGTAGAGACCCTCCCATTGGTGGCaagttttgttattttcatcGTCTGATTGGTCAGGACGGACTGTTACACGAATTGTCTAACTGGCTAGCTGTGGTATGCACTCAACAGCTGACTAGAAGTTGGCGTATGTCTTGGGTAGTGTAGGCTACTATATCGTCCAAACTGCAAAGCATATTCGTGAAAGGCAGATCAAGACCTATAGTGTAATAGAAGGACGGCGCAACGTAAAGATCTGTTTCAGACGGTAAGCAATAATTGTTTTTAAGGTAATGACTACAAGGAGATGTTCGATatgttattaaaataaatactgaTTCGATTGGGCGGTAAGAAGGGTGGAAATGCACTCGTTCACGGTGCTTAATGAACTG includes the following:
- the c3h5orf63 gene encoding glutaredoxin-like protein C5orf63 homolog, whose product is MNKLVSRTLRQRKIHSSLHLWKRFSTHLNLPILTLFTKDPCPLCDEAKEVLEPYKHRFILQEVDITLPENSVWYNRYKYDIPVFHLNGQFLMMHRVNTTILEKRLATIEKTTVK